One window from the genome of Ananas comosus cultivar F153 linkage group 13, ASM154086v1, whole genome shotgun sequence encodes:
- the LOC109719232 gene encoding mannose-specific lectin-like has translation MSPQLSLVVGLLVSSAVFGFCSAENILYTNDVLFGGQSLTNGNFRFTMQTDCNLVLYDGGSAIWSSGTYRKGTGCYVKMQSDGNLVVYNGSNNALWASNTDRGRGNYVCILQRDRNVVVYGPALWATGTNRVGTPGVIISANSTGTAAPEESNATPEIAMVINN, from the coding sequence ATGTCTCCGCAACTCTCCCTCGTCGTCGGCCTCCTCGTTTCCTCGGCCGTTTTTGGCTTCTGCAGCGCGGAAAATATCCTCTACACAAATGATGTACTCTTCGGAGGCCAATCCCTCACCAACGGGAACTTCAGATTCACCATGCAGACGGACTGCAACCTGGTGCTGTACGACGGCGGGTCTGCTATCTGGTCGTCGGGGACGTACCGCAAGGGGACGGGCTGCTACGTTAAGATGCAGTCGGACGGCAACCTCGTGGTCTACAACGGCTCCAACAATGCCCTCTGGGCCAGCAACACCGATCGGGGGAGGGGCAACTACGTTTGCATTCTCCAGCGCGACCGCAACGTCGTCGTCTACGGCCCCGCGCTCTGGGCCACCGGGACTAACCGCGTCGGAACCCCCGGGGTCATCATATCTGCGAACTCCACCGGCACTGCCGCGCCCGAGGAATCGAACGCTACTCCGGAAATCGCCATGGTGATTAATAACTAG
- the LOC109719457 gene encoding Bowman-Birk type trypsin inhibitor-like, with protein MKSSSLLLLLVSAAAILFFATIPCAQSKLDSQPPTQGERGKGKLRPWPCCDRCGPCTRSIPPQCRCLDMVRSCHPACKKCVRSPLSFDPPLFQCMDVITNYCKHKCSSNVKSLYRF; from the exons ATGAAGAGCAGCTCCCTGCTTCTGCTTCTCGTCTCAGCAGCAGCGATTCTCTTCTTCGCGACCATTCCCTGCGCCCAATCCAAGCTCGACTCTCAACCACCAACGCAag GGGAGAGAGGGAAGGGGAAGTTGAGGCCGTGGCCATGCTGCGATCGGTGTGGCCCATGCACCCGGTCCATCCCGCCCCAATGCCGTTGCCTGGACATGGTGAGGTCGTGCCACCCTGCATGCAAGAAGTGCGTTCGATCCCCGCTCAGCTTCGACCCGCCGCTGTTTCAGTGCATGGACGTGATCACCAACTATTGCAAGCACAAGTGTAGTAGTAATGTTAAAAGTTTATATCGCTTCTAG
- the LOC109719649 gene encoding mannose-specific lectin 3-like, whose amino-acid sequence MAIQIPFALLTLSTIFLLLPPYTTADYVLYNGEVLMAGQNLTNGYYRLTMQPNCDLVLYDNYDTPIWQTNTAGGGQNCYVTLKPNGEMVVRRDVHYTLWSSASKSKKGKYALVLNSNGRLGIYGQRRWSSNNQKDAKVLSRSEVKTEYVLFSGQRLSPPRKLKYRNYSLGFSKCNLVIRDERSEKALWQTNTDGNDCYLQLENDGELSVKRSGERVWSSNKRGESGEYIAVLRFDGRLHVYGPQVWSNESREDSELLTASPVVGVDSASSL is encoded by the coding sequence ATGGCAATCCAAATCCCATTTGCCCTCCTCACCCTTTCAACCATCTTTCTCCTCCTTCCACCATACACCACCGCCGACTACGTTCTCTACAATGGCGAAGTGCTCATGGCGGGCCAAAACCTAACAAACGGGTACTACCGCTTAACCATGCAACCCAACTGTGATCTAGTCCTCTACGATAACTACGACACTCCGATTTGGCAGACCAACACAGCTGGCGGTGGACAGAACTGCTATGTCACCCTAAAGCCAAATGGAGAAATGGTCGTTCGACGAGATGTCCACTACACTCTATGGTCAAGTGCGAGCAAATCCAAGAAAGGGAAATATGCCCTCGTGCTCAATAGCAACGGCAGGCTCGGCATCTACGGTCAGAGGCGGTGGAGCAGTAATAACCAGAAGGACGCGAAGGTACTAAGCAGGTCCGAAGTAAAAACAGAGTATGTATTGTTCTCTGGACAGAGGCTCAGTCCTCCGAGGAAGCTGAAATACAGAAACTACTCCCTGGGGTTCTCTAAGTGTAATCTGGTCATCAGAGATGAACGGTCGGAGAAGGCTCTGTGGCAGACGAATACAGACGGTAATGATTGCTATCTTCAGCTGGAAAACGACGGGGAACTCTCGGTTAAGCGATCCGGTGAACGTGTTTGGAGCAGCAACAAGAGGGGTGAGAGCGGTGAGTACATTGCGGTCCTTCGTTTCGACGGGAGGCTTCATGTCTACGGGCCGCAGGTTTGGTCTAATGAAAGTCGCGAGGACTCAGAGCTCCTCACTGCTTCTCCGGTTGTTGGTGTGGATTCTGCGTCGTCTTTGTAG